In Lemur catta isolate mLemCat1 chromosome 1, mLemCat1.pri, whole genome shotgun sequence, one DNA window encodes the following:
- the LOC123637467 gene encoding small nuclear ribonucleoprotein E-like produces the protein MVYRSQGQKMQKVMVQPIKLIFRYLQNRSWIQVWLYEQVSMQVEGCIIGFDEYMNLVLDDAEEIHSKTKSRKQLGWLMLKGDNITLLQSVSN, from the coding sequence ATGGTGTACCGTAGCCAGGGCCAGAAAATGCAGAAGGTGATGGTGCAGCCCATCAAACTCATCTTCAGATACTTACAAAATAGATCCTGGATTCAGGTGTGGCTCTATGAGCAAGTGAGTATGCAGGTAGAGGGCTGTATCATTGGTTTTGATGAGTATATGAACCTTGTATTAGATGATGCAGAAGAGATTCATTCTAAAACAAAGTCAAGAAAACAACTGGGTTGGCTCATGCTCAAAGGAGATAATATTACTCTGCTACAAAGTGTCTCCAACTAG